The Megalops cyprinoides isolate fMegCyp1 chromosome 11, fMegCyp1.pri, whole genome shotgun sequence genomic sequence tacacaaaatttTAACAAAAGGAAAAGTCTGTGTCTGACCAGAACATATTATGTATATGTGATGATGAATCTTGAAGTTTACTTAACTGTTATGTATAGATAATTGCATGTTGTTGATGATAATAGTAGTTTATATAGTACATTACTGTGCACatggtactgtacattattttttcatagtgATCACTAGGTGGGAAAGTTGCAAGTATTGTACTTTTTATATAAAACCCTGACTAAATATTCATTGAAGATTTTTGATGACTGTTGAACTGTCACAATTTCAGGCAATTAGGTATGAAACTGCTGATGCAATTAACTAGTAGTTTTTCCTCTTAACCACAAACCTTGAGTTACTAGTATTAGAATATATGgaaactgctgtgctgtgaaagaaatgaaGTTATCTGCAGCTGTTTTCAGGAGGTTATTAGTTTCTGTTACCTGACTGAAATTAGGGCCTGGAGTCAGAGCTGAAGCAGGGGAAGGGCTCagcaaaaagattttttttattattactattatttgaTTGGTTTCTGCTTGCTATTCATGTAGGATATTATACATTTGTAATGGTCATGTAAGGCAACATTTTGGATTTTAACCTTAGCTTAAGCTTTTCTCAGTTTCCTGTGCAGACAGATATACTCCAAGGCTGCTCAAGGCAACAGTCAATGTTTGAGTTTATCATAAATATTCTCtacatttcagatttgttttaaaagtatgcTACATTAATTCTTGCTTGCCCATTGTTTCAGCAAATTCAACACTTAGACCCTGAAAAAGCAACTCCAGTCAGAAGTGAACCGGCTGCTCTATGCTGTAACAATGATCATCGTGTCTTCTGCAAATGCTGGGAAGATAAGGCTTCGTGGGACTCATGTGTGGTGAGCTCACAATCACATGGACTGGTTTTGAGGTCCTGGTTATTCTCAATTCTATAATTCTGTTGAACATGTCTGTGCTCTCCCAGAAAAACAAGTTGTTTTGAATTGTGCCACACATAAGAACATCTGTCACCATAGAGGTCCTGCCAGCCTAGTGGTCCTGATACATGAGTTTATCAGTGAGGAACATGGTGCTTTGGTTTGGAAGGCATATCACTTCCCGCAAAGGATTTTGATGAATATACCAATAAATCTATCCACTTGTTTTTCATCACATGTCTGCACTTCTACCTGCATTGAACTAATGTTTCATGAACTCTACATTTAGCAGATAGTGTACTCCGTGTGGATTTCATTGAGGTCAGTGTCCCAAGGGTTCACACTCTAGAATTCTGTCTGATGTCCTGTCATTACCAACACCgcatttacagaaaatgacTACTGTTGAGGGCATGCCATCAGACCGCCTTTCTAAAACAGGCTTCAAAGCATGGAGCCACTATTCTCTGGCTTTCTATTTGTGTGGTAAGCAACACCTGCATTTGCACTAATCACAGAACACGCTAGTGAAATGAGCAcccatctctcctctgcagAAACTGAAAACCACGCAGCTAACCACTCCTAGATTATATCAGCCGAACTAATACACTTGCTTCTGTGTATATCACGATTTGACTCAACTGCCAGTCAGGGTGAGAGTGCACAACTGACTGTAGGAAGCCCTGTGTGACATTTTCGCCCTGTACAGCTATTCCAAAAAAGATGATTCTTATGCAATGACCATCCCACGCAGTTACACACCTGGACCCCTTGGCTCAGCCCCAAACTTCACTGTAACTTCACTTCCATCCATCACAGACTTAAGTAGCATAAAACCACTCACGTATAcggaatacatttttacaacataGTGGCCATTCTTCTGTAACCTGTGCCAGAGGGACTCAGATCCATCATCTTCATACCAAAAAGCTGACAAAGTTCCACTACACTTGTGTCTCAACCTATCAAGGATTCTTCCCTGCTCTTTTAGCAAGCTGTTGGTATCACTAAAGATTTCAGTCAATTAGAGACAAATATACATACCTTAATTttattctgatttaaaaaaagtataatgGGGTTGTGATTGAACAGAACCAGCTTGTGAATACAGAGCAACGTCCTTGTAAAAAAATCTTAGTTTTACAAATAAAACTAGGGTTTTTACAAAACTAGTACCCTGAGTACATTTCATCTGCAAATAGATCACATTCTGAAACCATGAGGTGTAACACCTAAACAGAACAGGGTTATTTATCTCAGATTTTGCATCATAACAAGTTAAGCAagtaaattattcataaattgCTTTAGTAAAGTGCCATGTTGAAAAACAATAAGTGTATAAACAATATGTATTCATTGTGGataaaaaatgtgtcatttcctgACAGCATAAATTCCTTTTTACAAAATTAGTCTGTACAAGTTTGTACCAAGAGCCCCCTCTTATGGTTAGAACACCACACTGCTTGTAGTGACTGCAGTAGTTTAACTGGGCCTAAAATGCAGAAGACGGAAATGAAACTCAATATCATTCTGCCATGGAACTGATttctcaacacacacaaaaacgcaaTAAGCAGTTCTTCATTATTGCTTAAATTTCAAGCAGCCATATGAGAAGCCATTCTTGTGCTCTGACACACGTTCTTTAGTAGTATATAATAGCAGTCTTTGGTCAGTGATGGTAGTGCTGCCTATCACTGCTGCTGATCATGCAGAGACTGCAAACACTTTCGGATCCCTCTGCTCCACAGCTTCCAGTCCAAGATAGTGTcatcctgaaaataaaaatgctttaatcAAACAGTTGTTCAAAAAGTTCTAATGAGCAGTGTTTTGTGAAAACTAGGGGAAACACTAGGGATGTCTAACTCACAGTGGAAGCTCTTGTAAGGCGTGGCCTTGAAGTAGTCCTCTGGGGTGACGGTCTTGACTCCTCCAAAATAGTCCAGGACCCACACCTGTGTAATGTTCATTTTGGCGAAGAACCAGTTATGGTCGGAGGGCCAGTCTGCCATCTCGGGGTGTCGTCCAAATAAAGCCTTCTTGGCTGTTACTGCCTCTGTTCCATTCACCTGGACCACACCATGACAGACCACACCATTATACCTCCACTCGTGGAACACACCACAACAGACCTCACCTTAACACCCCCAACCCCTGAAAAACTACAACAGACAACACCTGCATATCATGGCACAAGACTGTTGTTGAGGATGTAGGCCACTGGAGTTTGTGGAGGAGAGTGACAGTGAGggtgtgttgtgagtgtgtggagtgaCTGGAGTtggggtgtgcagtgtgttggtgtgtacTCTTACCTCTACCACAGTTCCAGAGAAGATTATGTGAGCACACAGGGGGCTCTGGGGGTCGTAGCCCTCGTTCTTACAGAAGTCTGTCTGAGccagagacatggagagagaggcctggGAATTCACCTGAGGGAAGCGAATGAAAGAGAAtcaacacacacccacaaataaataaactcacacacatgcagatataaACACAAAGAGGATAAGCTAAAGGAACCCCAAAGTCACACCTAattgctttacatttacatgtacccataaataaacacatcaacacatctacatcaaaaacatgtacacagtCTGTAATCTGCGTAataagcacatacacatattctAAGCATAGAACTAGAAGCAAATGTCCGGCCATATGCAAGTATCGTGACAGTCAATAGAAAAAGTTGCGAAACAGCGAAACGTCttacagtttaaataaaactgtaagaCGTGCATTTTGCAGCTGTCAGCGAGGGAGAAAAATGCTGCGTCATCGCACATGTTTAGAGGCGTAATCATGAGGCTGCAGCTGCGTTCTTATCAATCTGTCACGAGAAAGAACTGGTGCACGTTACACAAGTTATTCAAAAGTTATTCGTGTCTACCTGACCCGTCAGTCTCATCTCTAGATTTTGCACATCCGACTTCTACAGTGTTTAAACGATTATATCCAGGAACATAAGTTCAGAGAGGTTTGTGTTTCAGAAGACTTAATTTTAGTTATAAAACTGATCTCAAGCGCAAGGTCACCTAAGGTTAACTGCGAcgatttgaaatgaaacttaAGTCGCCATAGTACGGAGGTAGTAACCCTGAGATCTGtggaaattatatatatgtCCAACTTAAACGCAAATGTGCAGCTTTCACTAGCAATGCCATGATAGCCTACGAATGCTTACAGCATGGGGGTAAGACGCAAACCCAAACAGTCTGCCAGCCAGCTATGCAACAATCACCGGCGAGAATACATTACAGTTTGTCTCATCCGAAAGGAATACACACCGTGGTGACGAACTGGCAGTCTAACTATTCATTTAACTAAACAGTTGTGGTGATACCATGACGGCTTGTTTTACATACCTGCAGATCCTGCACTGAGATTTCCATGAGGGTCAGGTACATGTAAGGCACACCAGAACCATACCCGACTGGGCCGTCGCTCACGGAAAACGCATTGGAAAAAGGCTGTCCTTTGATGGGATCGTGGGTGGAAATTGTAGCCATCGATGCCCAGTCGCACTGGTTGGCGACGAATCTTGCTACCCTAGCGACATCTTCGTGTGGAGGAATTTTGTGCAGATTGCACGGGAAGGCAAGAAGCACCACAAAAAGAATGGTCAGTACTGCTGTCGGAGCCATGTTAGTTGTCATTTTCCGTCTTGGCACTGAGAGTTCCACGTGATCACTCTTGTTTATTTGGGATGTGGTCACATGACCGCACGACGAGAAAGTCATGTGACAGCAAAAGTTTCCGATATTGGGCAATTTGTGTGGTCAGCTAAACTAAAGCAAGTATTAATTCATGTTACACAATTTTGATTGTTGTGTCATTCGGCTTGAAACATTGACCTCACACAAGGAAACGGCAAAATATTGTAGATTTTCCATTATATGTTTGTGTTATACAACGTTGGAAGCTTCGAAGCTTGGactaaaattaatattaatataaaattaataaattagtaaattaataaaaagaaaattaatataaaaattaataaaaagactaatattgtatattatacAAAAAAGGTGTGACAGACAGTCTTGCGACATACCTGGAACGGAAGAGGTTTGACAACATATCAATTGCAACGAGATTAGCCGCGGGGGAGGGGAGTGTTAGTtcaaatttgtacattttacagattTGAAATAATAGTGTGTGTACAAACCTACCTATTGTGAATATGAAAACGATACATGCCTGCATTAACAAATAAGCAAACAGATTAACAAATAAGCAATCAGATTATGTAGATATTACATGAGTTTGCATTGTGataatatttcttttcacataTGATGCACAATTAAAACGATCCTTTCGGCATTGCTTTCAGTTTATAATATTCTAAAGCCCATATCCAGTATGTTGGACAGGAGGACTATGAGCGCAGATGACTAAACCGTTTACTGTGCAGTTCGTCCGACAGTGGCCTCTCACAGCCAGGTGGAGTTGCCCGTCAAATGTTCTCCTGTTATTTCTACATAAATGTTAACGTTTTGCTGTAACTGCCGCAATACCAACTGAGGAAATCTCTGGCTATTCCCTCACTAGGGCTTTCATCATTTTTCTCATCTTTTCTCTTGCATCCTTTGTCCTTTTCCTCgtgtttttcatgtgtgttctCCTGACATTctattttttctctccttcttccatCCCTCTTTCCATAACCCTCCTCTTAGGCATGGTTTTAACACGATTTCAGTAGCCTATATACTGAAGTTGATATTATTATACTACAAGTTAAAtagttaaatgtaattaaatttaactaaaatgtatttatcaatAATCAAATCTGTTCTCATCTATGCTACATGCTGTATTATTTCTGCTGAGTTTAAACAAATTTCCTCACTGGCTAGTTGACAGTGTGACATCAGAAATGATGCCTTCTGCCGCTAAGTGTTCATGATTTGGCAATCAGAACATGGGCAAAGTGTCCTCAACCCTTATATATCGATGGACAACATGCAACTGCCCACATTGTGTGTGACAAACGAACTTTGATCACTGTACTGAGCCCTCCTCTAGAGGCCCTGTAATAGGAGTAATGGAGTTCAACACACAGAAAGTGACACttctctgcctgctcctgtttctctgctgtATATTAACATGCCTTGGGACTCATGGAGGTAAGTCTGACACCTATCCATTGTAATGGCCTGGAGCCTGGTATAACATACAAGCTCACTGGGACATCACAAACCGGAAGCTCCTGGCTAAGTCTCTAAAAGGGCTTTTCTACCGTTCTTGATCATTTGTACCTGAATGTGGTCTGCTTGTAATGGATGTGTTCAGGGTTGACACTGTTTAAAGTGTGCCTGTCCGTCCGTCTATCTGCCTCCTTTCTCTGATGTTTCCTTCCTTTGGCCGTGGCTTCCAACCCCAGTGTTCCTGAACAGACCAGAGGCAAGTAGAGTACTCCTGCACAGAACACGGCGTGCCAACTCATTTTTCGAGGAGTTCAAACTGGGAGATCTCGAGAGAGAGTGTTTGGAGGAGAAATGTTCCTACGAGGAGGCACGAGAAATATTCTCATTCCCTGAAAACCTGGTGAGTGTAATGCAGAAATACAACCATTGAGTGTAATGCAGAACTACTCTCCTTTGAACACTGATAAAATATCTCCTTTTTCACTACTTAGTAATTACTGTTTGCCAAATAGGTGGTTTAGATGTAATGCACTGGGCTCTATTTAGAGGgtgcaaaacaacaataattaaaataattaaacacaaaagtaAGCATACGACATTTTGGCATGGCACAGACATAGAAAAAGAACACTTGTGTTATGTCCACTATTTTCCTCCTTGCTTTTCTGAACAATTGCACCAAGTGGGTGTGGGAGGTGTGTAAccattttttttggtgtgtatTACTACAAATGCCCAGCACAAAAGTATTTAATCAGATATAAAAACCCCCCAGGGAAAAGGtgcttttttattcatgttgaAATACCAATAATACCAAAAGACCTGACATGGGGTgattatgagaaaaataaagatttatttaCTAGGCCTATGTGGGGAAGGCATCCACACAAATACTAATATAGTAACAATGTTATAAGTCAATGCTAtagcaaataaaacattcctAATAATTATAGCAAATTAAATAATTGTATATTTGTTCTGTGACTATTTTGGTATATGTTTAAAGTTTcatatgtatttgtaaatataatatttgtCTTTTCTCATCCACTGTAATGCCTTGTAGGATGGATTGGAGATGAATggtttctgaaataaatttttttgagttttgataCTATAGATTTAACTACTTGTTTGCATATATCTTAAGTTGTAGAGAACCATGAAAATGATAGTTGAAAATAGTTGACATCTCCTTATGAGTCATTCATATTGctacatattttcatatatttacttTCTCAGTTAATTTAAATCATAAATTTGTTTACAAATTATCGCTGTAACTCAAAGGATATACCTGTGGTCTGTTTCTGGGATATCTCGTGTTGTGCTCCCATTAATAGCAATGctctgtgatgatgatgatgatgatccaTGGCAATGCTGTAAATGCTCTCTCAGAGAGAATGAGGCTGGGGTCCTGCGTCCTGACCCACAGACACCATTGTTACACTGTCAACTGATCAAAGATTAATTCCTACCCAACTTGCTGCCAGCGCTGTCATTACAAGAATATTGATCTGGACAGGCATTGCTGACAATAGCAGTAGCATCTCTGTTTGAAAATTTGGCTAAATCTGGCCGATTATCACCACC encodes the following:
- the creg1 gene encoding protein CREG1 isoform X2 is translated as MTTNMAPTAVLTILFVVLLAFPCNLHKIPPHEDVARVARFVANQCDWASMATISTHDPIKGQPFSNAFSVSDGPVGYGSGVPYMYLTLMEISVQDLQVNSQASLSMSLAQTDFCKNEGYDPQSPLCAHIIFSGTVVEVNGTEAVTAKKALFGRHPEMADWPSDHNWFFAKMNITQVWVLDYFGGVKTVTPEDYFKATPYKSFH
- the creg1 gene encoding protein CREG1 isoform X1, yielding MTTNMAPTAVLTILFVVLLAFPCNLHKIPPHEDVARVARFVANQCDWASMATISTHDPIKGQPFSNAFSVSDGPVGYGSGVPYMYLTLMEISVQDLQVNSQASLSMSLAQTDFCKNEGYDPQSPLCAHIIFSGTVVEVNGTEAVTAKKALFGRHPEMADWPSDHNWFFAKMNITQVWVLDYFGGVKTVTPEDYFKATPYKSFHSFLFSG